The Scophthalmus maximus strain ysfricsl-2021 chromosome 14, ASM2237912v1, whole genome shotgun sequence region CTCATCGAGCTGCTGTTCGGTTTCCTCAAGGTTCTTTTGGTTTGAGAATGATGGATTTTCCGAGTACATCTTCATCAGTTTTTCAATTCCTGCAACGAGAATGTTGAGGGTGACTCAGAAACCATCAACCAACTGAATGACAGTACTTTGTTCTGTCAATTGTGAGTCACGGGTCTATCTTTCCACCTCCgggaaaatgttttgtcatttgaatgCATTATTGAGTGAACTCAAATAACCTTCAcagtctttctttgtttttgttacactGTCCTCCAGACGCTGGAGTTTGAGTTTGATGGCCTCTCTTCGTCGGCCTTTGCCCATCAGCGACttgctgtcctcctcctgttttaTCAGAACACAGATAAGGTGTATTTATCGCATCATCGCAGTAACTGTCATGGTCTTGGTGTTGTATTGATTGGTGGAGTATTTATatgacatttttacacacatGCTACTGCTGCTACTTCACCAATCTCTGCACATTTCACCTTTGTTCAATTAGGTTAATtccattgaattgaattgacagTAAATATACTTTTGAGCGCACTACACATAAGTCGTGTCAGGCCCGTTCACAAATTGACGAGAACATGTTTGAATGTGCAGTTTGCACGCTCACATCAAACAGACACCCCCTGCAGAGATGACAGCTATGTCTTTGAATGGGTGAGTTACTGGATGAGTCTGTGGCCTGCAGACAAACCTCTCTTCAGAATCAAACAGCAGATTCTGAGGGTTAAAATTTGCAGACTTACAAAATAATCAGCCATCAAAAACTCAGCTTTGTTATCTTCAGCTGGGACTCTGTTTTCCTCCACCAGGGTTTGTATGTCTTTATCCATATCCACCCTTTGGGCCAGCTGTTCTATCTGTCTTTGGCCCTGGGGGAAGCAGGAAATACACAGTATGTACATACACGTATACAATATCCATAGTGGGATTTAGTGTGCATTTGTAATCATGGTGAATTTTAAGATGTCTTACATGCTTAAGAGTCTGGCCAAAACCGGACATGTGGAGGTTGTATCTATTCAAAATGTTGCACAGAACTTCAATTCGCTGTTTCTCCAGCTCCTGTACGATCTGAAAAAAGGGCAGAAGGTAGAGCTGTGATGCTTTCTGTGCAGCACATTCAACCCCTGCCCAAAACACGGGGGAAAACAAGGTCACAGTGACTGTAAAGAATGCACACTAACTAAAAGATCATGAATAAGAGCCAGCATCACAGTGTACTGCTGAAATGTCCTTGGGCAATCCGTCAACATGTTCCCCCTGTGCTGTTATTCTTTTCTGCACtctgacaaaatgtttgtgtcgCAGGGAGGACAGGATATAGCACAATACGCTGGTAATTTGTAGCTCCAAACAGAGCACTTGAGCTGTAGATTGACCTGGTGCTTGTAAACCATTTTCTGCAGCCAAAAGCTCACTGGTTTAACTCTTTTCCTAAATGAGGTGTCCTTAAGTCCGAACTTTCCCATTCACTCACAAAAAGCCACTCAAACAGCTAAAACACTCCTACCTACAAAATCGAGAACTATAGAAAAGCATTTTCCATCACCTGGTAGcagtttttcagtgtgttttcccACTTGAGCCTCATCCGATGACCCTCCATGTTAACATTAAAGTACTCCTCGTCCACCCGAGCCTGCACCTCTGCCGACTTAGTCAGCCTGTTAAGCATCTGTCGTCAAGAACAGGGGAACAACATCTTTTAGCGGCCATGCTGACAACAATAATCATTCTGTGAAAACATACCACAAAGGATGCTGTaccttttgtttctccttttctgtGCAGATCTGCCTATTGTTCTCAACAAAGTTGAACAGAGCCTCGTGTTCTCTTGTTAGTCCCACTAATTTCTTCTTTATCTGTTTCAGAACAGTGACACAAGCAGTCGCAGAAATGAAGACtaaccctaaaaaaaacagcattaagATTACATTCAACACCTAACTATGCTATAGATCAGATCTTAGGCataatttttgcattttattatttctagTGATAAGCACTGCATTTTACATGCTGTTGAAATCATCAGGGTTGACGAAAAGAAGAATTTCCAAAGCAACAATGACATACACCAAGTCACATAAAGAAGGAGTAACAAGGTAGAACGATCATTAGATTACGAACTGGTTGTTAAACCCTTTATTGTTtgagatttcaaaataaactctTCGGGAacttgattgatttgatttaattattcatttatgagAATTCAAATGAAGACAAAGCTTTTTATTTGTTAGCTAGTAATTTTGCAGAAATAAAATCAGTAACATTTCCAATGAATTCTTCATCCATAACATTTACACAACACAATATCATACATTAATATTGCAGCATGAAGTCCATAACTCTTTCATAGCGTATGATGTTTCAAAGCAACAGTGAGAAGTTATTTAAAGGATggtataatatataataaaatacttTATAAAGTAAAACATTACAGTGCCTCGTGATCAATCTACCTATTTAAGATACGGTTATACTGTGCAGTCATCTGAGCATTATGGTGCTTTCTGTAAAAGCAGAAGGTGTGGTGACTTCATGACAGTACCGGGATCTTTTCATAAGGCTTTATAACATGTATaacatgcaaaatgaaaatgaatgattgtAACTTATTGAGATCATTGACCTTGTGGAGTACTGTGGTCCATCTCTTACTGGCTTATCACTGTTTAATACCACATAACGCTTCGTGATGCATTATGTAGATATCTATAATACATTATACATACTGTAAGGGCTTCACTGTAAAGCTTACCTTTTTATAGCTACAAAAACCTTTCATGGATTTATGGATTATAATAATtatctctgctgcagctccataACAACTGGCTTGTCTTTTTGGAAGGAGATTCTTTACCTTGAGTTGCTCACTCCAGTTAGCAGTAACAAGTTTTCCATTCCTTTCAACGGCGCTGTCAAGCTATTGAAATGTAGCAAATGTTAGAGACGTTATGCCCGGAAACAAGAGCAGAAATTAATAATGAAGAATAAAATTACATACAGGCTTCTTCCTCTTATTATGCTCGTCTAGGACTTGTCGTATTTCCAGAATTGCCTCCTGCTGAAATGCACCTCCTAATGATCTGGAATGAGAACAACAAGGCCGTATTTAACTTCCTTTACAGTCTGTAGACCGGCACAATTATGAGGTGAACTCAGGCTGAAAACTACCTGTGGGCGTCTGCTCTTGAGTACATCTCATCTGACACATGACACCACGCGCTGTAGGTGGAACTGAGTGGGGAGTCGGCAGGAAAAGGTTAGAGCTGTGGACTAATTAGCCTGACACCTacctgtgtttctctcttgtcCAACTTGCTCGGAGCATGTTATTTTCCATAATACCATTATTTCTGTGCACCACATGGCAGTTAGTCCCCAGGAGGAGGtcacattaaacacaaaacagacagaagacGGAGCCGAGAAGCATTTCTAGCACTGTCCCTTACTTGTTTGACATTCCTTTGGAGGCCCTGATGAGTTTGCCCGCAAGTTTTTGCAGTCCCTTAGCATAAGTGAGCTCCAGCTCAGCCCTGCCACAGGAACAAGTTACAGCAATGGAAATGATGAGTCAAACAATAACCAGTGTAGCCATTACAAGTAAGTTCGAATGCCCTTGCTGTTCTGAACTTACCTTTGCTGAAAAACTGCCATAAGTTCTTTGCAGAAGTACTCCCCAGATTTTGAAAAGCGCTTCACATTTTGATACAGTTGGTTATACTGGAAGACAGAGAATAAGACTCCATGAGATTTTGCCAGAGTGCAACAACAGCCTGAATCAGCTCAAACCGAAACAAAGGTAAATATGAAGTTGTGCGACCTGTCTTTCAACAAAATCGATGATAAAAACATGACACTTTGACTCGAGCGCACTAACAGTAACCAAAAGAGAAGAAGTACTCACGGAGCAGGTGCTGGTAGGATCCCTCATCTTAAGTCTGTGGTTGTTTGTTGACTTTGGACCTGGAACTTTGACCACCTTCCCGTCAGAGTCCCTCATGCGGAAATCACCTGAGCTTTTGTCAGTGTACCAAACAAAGGAAAATTCCagtgagaggggggaaaaaagaatctaCAAATGTAATCTCAAACTGGATGGCAGGTTAACCTGCCACAAGTTTAAAGAAAGGGAAAGATATGACTACTAAACAAAGGCTCATTCATGCGCTTATCTTCCACTTAAAGCTCAAATCTCTGGAGCCAAATCAA contains the following coding sequences:
- the nostrin gene encoding nostrin isoform X2 gives rise to the protein MAVFQQRAELELTYAKGLQKLAGKLIRASKGMSNNSTYSAWCHVSDEMYSRADAHRSLGGAFQQEAILEIRQVLDEHNKRKKPLDSAVERNGKLVTANWSEQLKIKKKLVGLTREHEALFNFVENNRQICTEKEKQKMLNRLTKSAEVQARVDEEYFNVNMEGHRMRLKWENTLKNCYQIVQELEKQRIEVLCNILNRYNLHMSGFGQTLKHGQRQIEQLAQRVDMDKDIQTLVEENRVPAEDNKAEFLMADYFEEDSKSLMGKGRRREAIKLKLQRLEDSVTKTKKDCEGIEKLMKMYSENPSFSNQKNLEETEQQLDESTLKLDLLEATHYKLSLSLCELDGKPKSFHRFSDSILKWKDKDCEHSVVQLTRQVKLRRTPFRSRQSLRASIIYKGPAQLVTQPSVEPSRGPGDQVNSTSTTHESEALECGSTVTRAPSHTTDDRGDGQTSEFCSIGKCKALYNFKPEQDDELTLKEGDLLDIYTKEENGWWFGELNGQTGHFPSGYVEELPVLSSVKSSDA
- the nostrin gene encoding nostrin isoform X1 translates to MRDSDGKVVKVPGPKSTNNHRLKMRDPTSTCSYNQLYQNVKRFSKSGEYFCKELMAVFQQRAELELTYAKGLQKLAGKLIRASKGMSNNSTYSAWCHVSDEMYSRADAHRSLGGAFQQEAILEIRQVLDEHNKRKKPLDSAVERNGKLVTANWSEQLKIKKKLVGLTREHEALFNFVENNRQICTEKEKQKMLNRLTKSAEVQARVDEEYFNVNMEGHRMRLKWENTLKNCYQIVQELEKQRIEVLCNILNRYNLHMSGFGQTLKHGQRQIEQLAQRVDMDKDIQTLVEENRVPAEDNKAEFLMADYFEEDSKSLMGKGRRREAIKLKLQRLEDSVTKTKKDCEGIEKLMKMYSENPSFSNQKNLEETEQQLDESTLKLDLLEATHYKLSLSLCELDGKPKSFHRFSDSILKWKDKDCEHSVVQLTRQVKLRRTPFRSRQSLRASIIYKGPAQLVTQPSVEPSRGPGDQVNSTSTTHESEALECGSTVTRAPSHTTDDRGDGQTSEFCSIGKCKALYNFKPEQDDELTLKEGDLLDIYTKEENGWWFGELNGQTGHFPSGYVEELPVLSSVKSSDA